In Deinococcus maricopensis DSM 21211, one genomic interval encodes:
- a CDS encoding UbiA family prenyltransferase produces the protein MTTGRTLTPARLLLIARPALWVNTLGVAVTGLWLTGTLWTFSAWWLTLLAYLTLPFNLLIYGLNDLADHAEDAANPRKGGVQGAQLLVAERRPLLGWITALNGPFLVALALLLPSAALGVLLLAGALFAAYSVPPARLKARPFLDGLSNVAYALPLAVPALALGHTPNANALGALMAYSVGKHAFDAIQDLDVARLAGVRTVATRLGVRGAVQYAGAWFVLAGALLLPLSVVSAAAVWLVAGGLALRLLQTPDVPTARRLYPASIISPWLIGAASGVQLVYHLARGHALFP, from the coding sequence ATGACGACCGGGCGCACCCTGACGCCCGCGCGCCTACTGCTGATCGCCCGGCCCGCCCTGTGGGTCAACACGCTCGGCGTGGCCGTCACGGGCCTGTGGCTCACCGGCACCCTGTGGACGTTCTCCGCATGGTGGCTCACGCTGCTCGCGTACCTGACGTTGCCGTTCAACCTGCTGATCTACGGCCTCAACGACCTCGCGGACCACGCGGAGGACGCCGCGAACCCCCGCAAGGGCGGCGTGCAGGGCGCGCAACTGCTCGTGGCGGAACGGCGCCCGCTGCTCGGCTGGATCACGGCGCTGAACGGGCCGTTCCTGGTGGCGCTCGCGCTGCTGCTGCCCTCCGCCGCGCTGGGCGTGCTGCTCCTCGCGGGCGCCCTCTTCGCGGCGTACAGCGTACCGCCCGCGCGCCTCAAGGCCCGCCCGTTCCTTGACGGGCTCAGCAACGTCGCGTACGCCCTGCCGCTCGCCGTGCCCGCCCTGGCGCTCGGGCACACACCGAACGCGAACGCCCTCGGCGCACTCATGGCGTACTCGGTCGGGAAGCACGCCTTCGACGCCATCCAGGACCTCGACGTGGCCCGCCTCGCCGGCGTCCGCACCGTCGCCACGCGCCTCGGCGTGCGCGGCGCCGTGCAGTACGCGGGCGCGTGGTTCGTGCTCGCGGGCGCGCTGCTGCTCCCGCTCAGCGTCGTGAGCGCCGCCGCCGTGTGGCTGGTGGCGGGCGGGCTCGCCCTGCGGCTGCTGCAGACGCCCGACGTCCCAACCGCGCGGCGCCTGTACCCGGCCAGCATCATCAGCCCGTGGCTGATCGGCGCGGCCAGCGGCGTGCAGCTCGTGTACCACCTCGCGCGCGGGCACGCCCTGTTCCCATGA
- a CDS encoding hydroxymethylglutaryl-CoA lyase, which translates to MTATPPVTYVECPRDSWQGLHTTIPTAAKIEHLHALLDAGFTHLDLGSFVSARAIPQLADTEAVLAELPDPAGRDYLCIIANARGLERAATQARVTSVGYPLSVSDAFQVRNTGRTVEESWPLLADLAAGARDARKRLVVYLSMGFGNPDGDPWTPDTTLDAVARVRDLGIQDVALADTVGRATPDLVRALSARATARFGADGLGVHLHARPDGAAALAQAALDAGIRWFEGALGGLGGCPFAGDALVGNLPTERLADLLHLPYRGLDDLAVRARTLAHAE; encoded by the coding sequence ATGACCGCCACGCCGCCCGTCACGTACGTGGAATGCCCCCGCGACTCCTGGCAGGGCCTGCACACCACCATCCCCACCGCCGCGAAAATCGAGCACCTGCACGCCCTGCTGGACGCCGGCTTCACGCACCTCGACCTCGGGTCGTTCGTGAGTGCCCGCGCCATCCCGCAACTCGCGGACACCGAAGCGGTCCTCGCGGAACTCCCGGACCCGGCCGGCCGCGACTACCTGTGCATCATCGCGAACGCCCGCGGCCTGGAACGCGCTGCCACGCAGGCGCGCGTCACCAGCGTCGGCTACCCCCTGAGCGTCAGCGACGCCTTCCAGGTGCGCAACACCGGCCGCACCGTCGAGGAGTCCTGGCCGCTCCTCGCGGACCTGGCTGCAGGCGCCCGCGACGCCAGGAAGCGCCTCGTCGTGTACCTCAGCATGGGCTTCGGCAACCCCGACGGAGACCCCTGGACGCCCGACACCACCCTCGACGCCGTCGCGCGCGTCCGCGACCTCGGCATTCAGGACGTCGCCCTCGCGGACACCGTCGGCCGCGCCACCCCGGACCTCGTGCGTGCCCTGAGCGCACGCGCCACCGCGCGCTTCGGCGCCGACGGCCTCGGCGTGCACCTCCACGCCCGCCCGGACGGCGCCGCCGCCCTCGCGCAGGCCGCCCTAGACGCCGGCATCCGCTGGTTCGAGGGCGCGCTCGGCGGCCTCGGTGGCTGCCCGTTCGCCGGGGACGCCCTCGTCGGCAACCTCCCCACCGAACGCCTCGCGGACCTGCTGCACCTCCCGTACCGAGGCCTGGACGACCTCGCCGTGCGCGCCCGCACCCTCGCGCACGCCGAATGA